ACGCGCCTAACCCTGCTTTTCCTTATCCCCGTCCGGCCTGGTAGCCCGTAGCCACTGTACGGTCACGAGCATGCTGGCTGTCAAAAGCACAATCAGCCATAGCCAGAGAGGCAAAAGGGTTAGGGCTCCCGCCGGCAGGAGGGCAATTACCGGGGCCCAAAGCATGGCCGCCACCTCGTAGGCGTAGACAGGAAGCACAAGGCAGGCCGCGATAATGCTTCCGCCACTATGGTGTATTAACTCCATTCGATACTGAAAAGTAGCTAAATCATAGTAGAAAGACAGCTCTTGCCCTTTGGTTGTAGGTAGCCCCTGGCTTTTCGCCAGTATATCCATCAAGGCCTTTTCGTTGCCATCGAACATGAGGTAGGCGCGATCAGCAAATCTGACCACCGTAACTGGAACCCGATTAGATAATTGGGCATGGTATAAGTGGGCATCCCATCCGGGTACCGGCTCAGGGTTAGCATGGGCCACCAATTGAATTAAGTCAGGGTCACTAGCGTTCGGGCACACCCAGAAATTAATTGTGTTGTCCGGCCAGGGTTTCTTGCTTCTAGGGTCGGTAAAGGTAAGACCGTACCTGGCTCCCCGGTTTTCCCTTGCCAGGTAAAGGTTCTCATAGTAGGGTTTATAGCCCAGCCTAAGGGCTGCCTGCATCAGCTTGGGGCCATCGGTCGCCTTGGCCGCCACCAGGTTTGACACTGGAAGGTAGCCAAGGGCCAAGCTGCCGGAAACCAACCAGGCCAGAACAAGAACCGCCGACAGCCGGGGGCGAGCTAGGAAGCGGGGCTGGATTTTTTTCCAGCCTGATGCCTTGAACCAGATAGCTACTCCGATGATGACGGCCCAGATGGTTATGCCCATTGGGGCTGAAGGCATCTCGCCCACCTCACAACCCGAACATAGGACTAGCTATACCTGGTTCCTAAGGTGAGGAAGAGGTAACATAGTTTGATTCCTTTCCACCCCAAGAGCTATTTGAGTAAGCAGTGTAGTCATGATGCCTAATACTGGGTCGTGGCTTGAGCGCGTCTAAGAAAGGGAAGCCTCGCGTGCCCCTACCCATGCACTAGCTCTGCTGTCCCTTGCCCTCGCCCGGCCTGGTAGCCCAAAGCCACCAGCCGGTCATGACTTTGCCGGCCGCCAGAAGCACCCTGAAGGGCGGAAAGGTTAAGGCTTCCACGGCAACCAAGCGACTACCAGCGCCCAGAGCATGGCCAAAAGGATCAGGAGCGCCAATCTATTGATCACGATTGATCTCTTGATGGATGAGCTTTTCAAGCTCGTGAACAAGAGCCTTGGCTTCATCAAGCCAGCGGGCAACATCGTCACTGCTGAATTTAACCAAATCGGCATAATCTGCTTTCTGGCGGGCGTCGAATAGCCGGTTGTATAACTTTCCTGCCGTAGCACTTACCAAGCCAGTCCTAACAATCTTCTGGTGAAATAGTGAATAGAGTTATACCTTCCTGGCGTACATTCTGATTGAAAGGCATGGCCCGGTAAAGGGGGGAGTTCCAGTCATCTTCGCTAAAAGCAGCTATGGATAGTACCGCCCCGGTCTCCAATTCTAATGGGTAAAGCTTGTCCCTTATCCGGTCTTCAAGGTTCCAGTCAACCGGACCTTTAACAAGAATAAGAAGATCGTAATCCGAATCAGGCTTAGCATCGCCCCGAGCACGGGAACCATAAAGGATTACTGTCGCCTCTGGGACTATTTCTCTAATAAGATCCCGGCAACGTTTTAAAACTACCTGCTCTTTTACTCTGCCTGAATTATATACAGTGCGCATAAGCTATCTTACCCTTCTTTGATTACTCAGTTATATTGAAGCAGTCCTCGAACTTTCCTGTGGTATACTGTATGGCTTCTAGGGTTATTATCCCTTAGCTCAACAAGAAGTATAGATCCACACAATCTCTGAAGGTTGGCTTGCGATCTAAGTATAGCATGAGCGCCGCCTGTTACCAATTCCTGTTATGCAGCACCATTTATTCCGGGCAAACTCGGCAGTGGATCATACTGCCAGCCCTGCCCTGGGTCAAAGGGAAGGGCTAAAGACAACCGCCCCTTGGACAGCCTCGCTCCTAGCTCCCGTTCTCGCCCTTGTCCACTTTGGTAACCTTAAGCCACCGCAGGGTCACAAGTATGCTGGCCATCAAAAACGCGACCAGCCACAGCCAGAGAGGCAAGAAGGTAAAGACTCCCGCCGGCAAAAGGGCGATTACCGGGGCCCAGAGCATGGCCGAAAGGGGCAGGAGTGCCATCGGGACATCTAGGATACCATCCCCATGGTGGGAACAGTAGGCACTTAGCCAGCG
This sequence is a window from Clostridia bacterium. Protein-coding genes within it:
- a CDS encoding nucleotidyltransferase domain-containing protein yields the protein MRTVYNSGRVKEQVVLKRCRDLIREIVPEATVILYGSRARGDAKPDSDYDLLILVKGPVDWNLEDRIRDKLYPLELETGAVLSIAAFSEDDWNSPLYRAMPFNQNVRQEGITLFTISPEDC
- a CDS encoding HEPN domain-containing protein, with protein sequence MVRTGLVSATAGKLYNRLFDARQKADYADLVKFSSDDVARWLDEAKALVHELEKLIHQEINRDQ